The proteins below are encoded in one region of Sphingobacterium sp. R2:
- a CDS encoding thioredoxin fold domain-containing protein produces MRSIIALCLTILFGNLAHAQTKGVKFINGLSWKQLKERAEAENKFILMELFATWCGPCQYMSNEIFPLEQVGQPINQNFMSVRVQMDSTESDNTNVKKWYADARAISNEYNIQSFPTFLIFNPNGQVVHRIVGASDAPEFVGHVMDGLNTETQYYTLLKKFDKRPQDIYTAKQMLKAANVAYDENTARKAENTLANSLATDELFKKENVHILLAAAKFTNSKAFNLIRNNKEKIDILLESPGIANRTLANVVVNELFQIKIDAKHEPNWDSYQNELTAKYPDIDFVPMFKKIRAHYYLQVKNYVAMKNTINDYLSSEDFTPHQLNTFAWTIFNNSSDPACIESALSWSKKSIIEDPSSAFLDTYSNLLYKKGEKEKAIKWQNKAVEMASEDDRPIYQETLEKMMKGIKTWEN; encoded by the coding sequence ATGAGAAGTATAATCGCATTGTGCCTTACGATTTTATTCGGGAATTTGGCTCATGCCCAGACTAAGGGTGTGAAATTTATAAATGGATTGAGTTGGAAACAACTAAAGGAGCGCGCAGAAGCTGAAAACAAATTTATCTTAATGGAGCTATTTGCGACCTGGTGTGGTCCATGCCAATACATGAGTAATGAAATCTTTCCGCTAGAACAGGTTGGACAGCCCATCAATCAAAACTTTATGAGTGTTAGGGTACAAATGGATTCCACAGAATCTGACAATACCAACGTCAAAAAATGGTATGCCGATGCGCGTGCTATTTCTAATGAATATAATATTCAATCGTTTCCCACATTTCTTATCTTTAATCCCAATGGACAAGTTGTACATCGCATTGTTGGAGCAAGCGATGCGCCTGAATTTGTCGGCCATGTAATGGATGGGCTAAATACCGAAACACAGTATTACACCCTGTTAAAAAAATTCGATAAAAGACCGCAGGACATCTACACGGCAAAGCAGATGCTAAAAGCAGCGAATGTTGCCTACGATGAAAACACTGCGCGCAAGGCAGAAAATACCTTAGCAAATTCATTAGCGACAGATGAGTTGTTCAAAAAGGAGAACGTGCATATTCTATTAGCTGCAGCAAAATTTACCAATTCCAAAGCTTTTAATCTGATCCGGAACAATAAAGAAAAAATAGATATCCTATTAGAGTCACCCGGTATTGCCAACCGTACGTTGGCAAATGTTGTCGTCAACGAATTATTCCAGATAAAAATAGACGCCAAGCACGAACCTAACTGGGATAGTTATCAAAATGAACTGACGGCAAAATATCCGGACATCGATTTCGTTCCGATGTTCAAGAAGATTAGAGCACACTATTACCTTCAGGTGAAAAATTATGTGGCGATGAAGAATACCATCAATGATTATCTATCATCAGAAGATTTTACGCCACATCAATTAAACACTTTTGCCTGGACTATCTTTAATAACAGCAGCGATCCGGCCTGTATTGAATCCGCACTAAGCTGGAGCAAAAAATCGATCATTGAAGATCCGAGCAGCGCATTCTTGGACACCTACTCCAATCTACTCTATAAAAAAGGGGAAAAAGAAAAAGCGATCAAGTGGCAAAACAAAGCCGTCGAAATGGCCAGTGAGGATGATCGTCCGATCTATCAAGAAACGCTTGAAAAGATGATGAAAGGAATAAAAACTTGGGAAAACTAA
- a CDS encoding aminopeptidase C encodes MNWNKTIVLAASLFAASFQVQAQDNLINALKANQNDNSKSGFTFTEVINLGNTSIKNQGSSGTCWSYSGNSFLESEMIRMGKKPVEISQIYTARNTYLDKARTYVRLHGGLSLGEGGQFHDVLNSFRKYGTMPQSAYTGLHYGTTRNNFGEMTSMLDAMLGAVVKGKTLTPNWEKAYTAAMDSYLGEVPEKFDYNGKSYTPRTFADQVIGINPDDYVGLASVTDHPYYSQFVLLIPDNWSFDRFYNVKMNDLTDIIDNALQKGYTVAWATDVSEKGFSWKNGVAYVPEKPFEEMTEQEKSTMFVGPKPELKVTAEERQKAFDNWQTTDDHGMHIVGLVKDQNGKEYYIVKNSWGTTNDYHGYLYATKEFVRYKTTSLMLHKDGLTKDLKAKINIK; translated from the coding sequence ATGAATTGGAATAAAACGATTGTACTAGCCGCTTCACTTTTTGCAGCGTCTTTCCAAGTACAAGCACAAGACAATTTGATCAATGCGCTAAAAGCAAATCAAAATGACAATAGCAAATCTGGATTTACCTTTACTGAAGTCATCAACCTAGGCAACACATCCATCAAAAATCAAGGTTCATCAGGTACTTGTTGGTCTTATTCAGGTAATTCTTTTCTAGAGTCTGAAATGATTCGTATGGGTAAAAAACCGGTTGAGATATCTCAGATTTATACTGCGCGGAACACATACTTAGACAAAGCACGTACCTATGTACGTCTTCATGGTGGATTATCATTGGGCGAGGGCGGTCAATTCCATGATGTATTGAACTCCTTTCGTAAATACGGGACAATGCCGCAATCTGCGTATACAGGTCTCCACTACGGTACTACCCGTAACAACTTTGGCGAAATGACTTCTATGTTGGACGCTATGTTGGGGGCAGTAGTGAAGGGCAAAACATTGACACCAAACTGGGAGAAAGCCTATACCGCTGCCATGGATTCTTACCTTGGAGAGGTTCCTGAGAAATTTGACTATAACGGTAAATCCTACACACCACGTACCTTTGCAGATCAGGTAATCGGTATCAATCCAGACGACTATGTCGGTCTTGCTTCCGTAACCGATCATCCGTATTACAGCCAGTTCGTATTGCTGATTCCAGACAACTGGTCATTCGACCGTTTTTACAACGTTAAAATGAACGATTTAACGGATATCATTGACAACGCTTTACAAAAGGGTTATACTGTCGCTTGGGCAACTGACGTATCTGAAAAAGGTTTCTCCTGGAAAAACGGAGTTGCTTATGTACCTGAAAAACCTTTCGAGGAAATGACGGAGCAAGAAAAATCAACCATGTTCGTGGGTCCTAAACCGGAACTAAAAGTGACAGCCGAAGAAAGACAAAAAGCTTTTGACAACTGGCAAACAACTGATGACCATGGTATGCACATTGTCGGTCTTGTGAAAGATCAAAACGGAAAAGAATATTACATCGTTAAAAACTCTTGGGGCACAACAAATGACTACCACGGTTACTTATATGCCACAAAAGAATTCGTACGTTACAAAACAACTTCTTTGATGTTACACAAAGACGGCCTAACAAAAGATTTAAAGGCTAAGATAAATATTAAATAG
- a CDS encoding TerC family protein, with product MSHELMFFGGFLIFIALMLAIDLGLFSKGDKPVSLKMASIMSAIWVLFSLGFYWLLRHYGFELHNIHDLNHLQEVIAKHHHDIKIIPGDLAASLDVYNKNLGLEYLTGYVVEYALSVDNIFVMVLLFTSFGIPERYYHKVLVWGILGAIIMRFLFIFLGATLIAKFGWILYVFGAFLVFTGVKMFINRNQEEEVDPQNHPVVKFASRYFKVTPKLDGGHFFHVENGVKYMTPLFLVLLVIEFTDLIFAVDSIPAIFSVTKDPYVVFFSNIFAILGLRSMFFLLVNIIHKFQYLKVGLAFLLVFIGLKMLLHHWLAEVGFTTTHSLIVIIGILALSIIASLLFPKKSSIAD from the coding sequence ATGAGTCACGAATTAATGTTTTTTGGTGGATTTCTCATCTTCATTGCGCTTATGCTTGCAATAGATCTTGGGTTATTTTCTAAAGGCGACAAACCTGTCAGCCTGAAGATGGCGAGTATTATGAGTGCCATTTGGGTTTTATTCTCCTTAGGCTTCTATTGGCTGCTACGTCACTATGGATTTGAACTGCACAATATCCATGATTTGAATCACCTCCAAGAGGTCATCGCCAAACATCACCACGATATTAAAATTATTCCCGGCGATCTAGCGGCCAGTCTCGATGTCTATAATAAGAATCTTGGCCTGGAATATCTTACTGGTTATGTTGTGGAATACGCCTTGTCAGTAGATAATATCTTTGTTATGGTCTTACTGTTTACCTCTTTCGGTATTCCAGAGCGTTATTACCATAAAGTTTTGGTTTGGGGTATTTTGGGCGCAATCATTATGCGTTTTCTTTTTATATTCCTTGGTGCCACCCTTATTGCTAAGTTTGGCTGGATTCTGTATGTTTTCGGCGCTTTCCTAGTCTTTACAGGTGTCAAAATGTTTATTAACCGTAACCAGGAAGAGGAAGTCGATCCACAGAATCACCCGGTCGTTAAATTCGCTTCGCGCTACTTTAAAGTAACTCCTAAACTAGATGGTGGACATTTTTTCCATGTCGAGAACGGTGTAAAATACATGACTCCGCTCTTTCTCGTATTGCTGGTGATTGAATTTACCGATCTCATTTTTGCCGTGGATTCTATTCCTGCGATTTTCTCCGTTACCAAAGACCCCTATGTTGTATTTTTTTCGAACATTTTTGCGATTCTAGGCTTACGGTCAATGTTTTTCCTATTGGTCAATATCATACACAAGTTCCAATACCTCAAAGTAGGTTTAGCGTTTTTATTGGTCTTCATTGGACTAAAGATGCTGCTCCACCATTGGTTGGCTGAAGTTGGCTTTACGACAACACATTCACTGATTGTTATTATCGGTATCCTCGCTTTAAGTATTATTGCTTCGCTACTTTTTCCAAAAAAGTCTTCCATCGCGGATTAG
- a CDS encoding polyprenyl synthetase family protein, which produces MSKLREIQRPIVDELEAFEKKFKASMKSSVPLLDRITQYLIKRKGKQMRPMFVFFSAGICNGINESTYRGAALVELLHTASLVHDDVVDNSYERRGFFSINALWKNKIAVLVGDFLLSRGLLLSVKHQDYHLLKIVSEAVEQMSEGELLQIEKARKLDIEESIYFEVIRKKTASLIASCCACGSASSNADQETVDKLHQFGEKIGIAFQIKDDLFDFGLDDVGKPLGNDIKEKKITLPLIYALHQVTASEKRRIINLVKNHNEDAQKVAEVIDFVRKSGGLAYATNKMLEYQQDAFRILKDFPDSEYKAGLEQLVKYTTERKK; this is translated from the coding sequence ATGTCAAAATTAAGAGAGATTCAACGTCCTATTGTCGATGAACTTGAAGCGTTTGAGAAAAAATTCAAAGCTTCGATGAAAAGCTCCGTCCCCTTGTTGGATCGCATTACGCAATACTTGATCAAACGTAAAGGCAAACAAATGCGGCCGATGTTTGTATTCTTTTCAGCGGGCATATGTAACGGAATTAATGAATCCACTTACCGTGGTGCTGCTCTTGTAGAGTTGTTGCACACGGCATCTTTGGTACATGATGATGTGGTGGACAATTCCTACGAACGTCGAGGATTTTTTTCAATCAATGCACTATGGAAAAATAAAATTGCTGTTTTGGTGGGTGATTTTCTATTGTCAAGAGGTTTACTCCTTTCCGTAAAACATCAGGATTATCACTTACTAAAAATTGTATCCGAAGCTGTTGAACAGATGAGCGAAGGTGAATTGCTTCAGATCGAAAAGGCTCGTAAACTGGATATTGAAGAGTCTATTTATTTTGAAGTGATCCGAAAAAAAACAGCCTCGCTAATCGCTTCTTGCTGTGCTTGCGGGTCGGCCTCGTCAAATGCAGATCAGGAAACAGTAGATAAACTTCATCAATTTGGTGAAAAAATTGGAATTGCATTCCAGATTAAAGACGATTTGTTTGACTTTGGTTTAGATGACGTCGGCAAACCCCTCGGCAATGATATCAAAGAGAAGAAAATAACTTTACCGCTCATTTATGCATTACATCAAGTTACTGCCAGCGAAAAACGAAGAATCATTAATTTAGTTAAAAACCACAATGAGGATGCGCAAAAAGTTGCTGAAGTCATTGATTTTGTCCGTAAAAGTGGTGGGTTAGCATACGCTACAAATAAGATGCTGGAATACCAACAAGATGCATTTCGAATATTGAAAGACTTTCCAGACAGCGAATACAAAGCCGGATTGGAGCAATTGGTAAAATACACAACAGAAAGAAAAAAATAA
- a CDS encoding DUF3109 family protein, with amino-acid sequence MIEVGNVLVHEDLINNDFVCNLSKCKGICCIEGDSGAPLLESEKAILEEIYPKVKPYMTAKGIEAIEEQGKYVIDVDGDLTTTCVDGNKECAYVTWENGITKCAIEKAYELGEIHWRKPVSCHLYPIRTTHYPEFDVLHYDRWHICKDACSFGKELQVPVFKFLKDPLIRTYGEEWYKNLEKAAEELS; translated from the coding sequence ATGATTGAAGTAGGAAATGTATTGGTACACGAAGATCTCATCAACAATGACTTTGTGTGTAATTTATCAAAGTGCAAAGGAATCTGTTGTATAGAAGGCGATTCGGGCGCCCCGTTATTGGAAAGTGAAAAGGCCATCTTGGAGGAGATTTATCCTAAAGTAAAGCCTTATATGACAGCGAAAGGTATTGAAGCGATTGAGGAGCAAGGCAAATATGTCATTGATGTCGATGGTGATCTGACGACTACCTGTGTTGATGGTAATAAAGAATGCGCCTATGTAACCTGGGAAAATGGCATCACAAAATGTGCTATTGAAAAAGCTTACGAACTCGGCGAGATCCATTGGCGAAAACCTGTGTCGTGTCACCTATACCCTATACGGACAACACATTATCCCGAATTTGACGTGCTTCACTATGATCGTTGGCATATCTGTAAAGATGCCTGTTCATTCGGGAAAGAACTGCAGGTACCTGTCTTTAAGTTTTTAAAAGATCCGCTAATCCGCACTTACGGTGAGGAATGGTACAAAAATCTGGAGAAAGCAGCCGAAGAGTTGTCATAA
- a CDS encoding DUF3108 domain-containing protein: MKLISTLLFYLSVVVSTAFAQELPHLKESAFKGGEKLKYKLRYGFISAATGTLTVEDTKDGAGNPSFHLYAAGKTAGAFAIYTVRNEYNSYINSKTFLPYYYTENIREGGYRRNDKVRFNQATNTVVGNKGTFNSKVDQTFDLLSSYYFARNLDLSTVKPGESFKLTYFLNDEIATLGIQYIGIEKIKTELGTLECLKFSPEIKPGRIFKKNSKLYLWVTNDGNRIPVKANVDILIGSVTLELLEASGLKYKLGQRASYSK, from the coding sequence ATGAAACTTATATCGACTTTGCTCTTTTACTTATCCGTGGTAGTAAGTACTGCTTTTGCTCAAGAATTACCGCATTTAAAAGAATCTGCATTTAAAGGTGGGGAGAAATTAAAGTATAAACTCCGCTATGGTTTTATTTCCGCCGCAACAGGAACATTAACTGTTGAAGATACAAAGGATGGAGCTGGAAACCCCTCCTTTCATTTATATGCAGCAGGTAAGACTGCAGGTGCCTTTGCGATATATACGGTGCGCAATGAATACAATTCGTATATTAACAGTAAAACATTTTTACCGTATTATTATACCGAAAACATTCGCGAAGGTGGGTACAGAAGGAATGATAAGGTACGCTTCAACCAAGCGACAAATACCGTTGTCGGTAATAAAGGAACATTTAATTCGAAAGTAGATCAAACTTTTGACTTACTTTCTTCCTACTATTTTGCGCGCAACCTGGATCTGTCAACGGTTAAACCGGGAGAATCTTTTAAGCTGACTTATTTTCTGAATGATGAGATTGCTACCTTAGGCATACAATATATTGGAATAGAAAAGATAAAAACAGAATTAGGCACATTAGAGTGCCTCAAATTCAGTCCCGAAATCAAACCGGGACGTATATTTAAAAAAAATAGCAAGCTTTATTTGTGGGTAACCAACGATGGCAACCGTATTCCGGTCAAAGCCAATGTCGATATTTTAATCGGCTCAGTAACGTTAGAATTACTGGAAGCAAGTGGATTAAAGTACAAATTGGGACAACGAGCAAGCTACTCAAAATAA
- a CDS encoding DUF2480 family protein produces the protein MDIQTNIVNKVAQSGLVTVDLANYHPQADNVVYDIKDNLFHGLILKEKDFREFIKTNDWSQYAGKHVAITCSADAIVPTWAYMLLANKLEPYAATIIFGDADELLRMQYAAAIERIDMEQFRDQRVVVKGCGDTFIPESVFVQFTVKLSKVAKSIMYGEPCSTVPVFKRVQPK, from the coding sequence ATGGATATTCAAACAAATATTGTCAACAAAGTTGCGCAAAGTGGGTTAGTCACAGTTGACTTGGCCAACTACCATCCACAAGCAGACAATGTGGTATATGATATTAAGGATAATCTCTTCCATGGCTTGATTCTTAAAGAAAAGGATTTCCGCGAGTTCATTAAGACAAACGATTGGTCGCAATATGCCGGTAAACATGTAGCAATTACTTGTAGTGCAGATGCCATTGTGCCTACCTGGGCTTACATGTTATTGGCCAACAAATTGGAACCTTATGCAGCAACAATCATCTTCGGAGACGCGGATGAACTATTACGCATGCAGTATGCTGCAGCTATTGAACGGATTGACATGGAACAATTTCGGGATCAGCGTGTAGTAGTAAAGGGCTGTGGCGACACCTTTATTCCAGAGTCTGTATTCGTACAGTTTACGGTAAAACTAAGCAAAGTGGCAAAAAGCATTATGTATGGCGAGCCTTGTTCTACCGTACCTGTATTTAAACGAGTACAGCCTAAGTAA
- a CDS encoding peptidylprolyl isomerase, with protein sequence MFTRRCRSGGAPFWARHQNRVGEVNGTEIEYPAFNQQVEQTEEMFKQQMGGAVTPQMRTYAVQQVWNQFLSREILKKEIEKIGLTVGKEELNDLVKGPNPSPQIVQAFTNPQTGQFDHSQLMTFLGQVNNNPAVYDQWNTLLEGVRDERLSSKYGELLSNSVYVTSLEANEEYQERNKLANFKYILLDYASVKDADAKLTDADYQEYYDEHKNMFKTQEETRAIQYVTVDAKPLAKDSLAVKETINKLKQDLIVAKDDSLFASINSDNKYPFTYVKKGQLSPSLDSVVFNVAAGTTVGPFLNNNAYEIAKVVSTIVSPDSVKASHILLDPTAEGGVDKALAKADSIKGLIQKGDNFAALAVQFSKDPESKTNGGELGTFTRGRMVPEFENAVFEGKTGDIKVVKSQFGVHIIKIEKQTGSSKYAKVAIIDKVISSGKETLNNAHSKATAFLSAATAQNFAQEAKKLGLEAKTASRVTAMDNVLDGNEAPRDLIKWAFDAKKGDISDKVFETETSYILASLVDIQPKGTLSLEAVKKDIEPAVRNMVKAKILKEKFDKALAGASSIDQVAQKVGKSAINVENVVFANPVIPGVALENKVVGTVFGLQPNKPSKAIEGSTGVYVVQVNGFTNPAAISDINGQKKQMLAAKAQRAWGSIFRALQDKAEIIDNRVKFF encoded by the coding sequence ATTTTTACTAGGCGATGTCGTTCGGGGGGAGCTCCTTTTTGGGCGAGACATCAAAATCGTGTAGGGGAAGTCAACGGAACTGAAATTGAATATCCTGCGTTCAATCAACAAGTTGAACAAACAGAAGAAATGTTCAAACAACAAATGGGAGGCGCAGTGACTCCTCAAATGAGAACATACGCTGTTCAACAAGTTTGGAATCAATTTTTGTCAAGAGAGATCTTGAAAAAAGAGATTGAAAAAATCGGTTTGACTGTCGGTAAAGAAGAGTTAAATGATTTAGTAAAAGGGCCAAATCCTTCACCTCAAATCGTTCAAGCTTTTACTAACCCACAAACGGGACAGTTTGACCATAGTCAATTGATGACCTTCTTAGGGCAGGTGAATAATAATCCTGCTGTCTACGATCAATGGAATACCCTACTTGAAGGCGTCAGAGATGAACGTTTAAGCAGCAAATACGGCGAGTTGCTTTCCAATAGCGTATACGTTACTTCATTGGAAGCAAACGAAGAATACCAAGAGCGCAATAAATTGGCAAACTTCAAGTACATTCTTTTAGATTATGCTTCTGTCAAAGACGCAGATGCTAAATTGACGGATGCTGATTACCAAGAATATTATGATGAACATAAAAACATGTTCAAAACGCAAGAAGAAACTCGTGCAATTCAATATGTAACTGTAGATGCAAAACCTCTTGCTAAAGATTCTTTGGCGGTGAAAGAGACCATCAACAAATTGAAACAGGATTTAATCGTTGCCAAAGACGACTCCCTGTTTGCTTCGATCAATTCAGACAACAAATATCCGTTCACGTATGTGAAAAAAGGACAGTTGAGTCCTTCTTTGGATTCCGTTGTATTCAACGTTGCTGCTGGCACAACAGTCGGACCTTTTTTAAACAACAACGCGTATGAAATCGCAAAAGTTGTTTCTACGATCGTAAGTCCTGACTCCGTAAAAGCATCTCATATCTTATTGGATCCTACAGCTGAAGGTGGTGTTGATAAAGCACTGGCAAAAGCTGACTCGATCAAAGGTTTGATTCAAAAAGGAGACAATTTTGCAGCGCTTGCAGTTCAGTTTAGCAAAGATCCAGAAAGCAAAACAAATGGTGGTGAACTAGGGACATTCACAAGAGGTCGTATGGTTCCTGAGTTTGAGAATGCTGTATTCGAAGGAAAAACAGGTGATATCAAAGTTGTGAAATCGCAATTTGGTGTGCATATTATCAAAATTGAAAAGCAAACAGGAAGTTCAAAATATGCGAAAGTTGCCATTATTGATAAAGTGATCAGCAGTGGAAAAGAAACGTTGAACAATGCGCATAGCAAAGCAACAGCATTCTTATCTGCAGCTACAGCACAGAACTTTGCTCAGGAAGCGAAAAAACTTGGTTTAGAAGCAAAAACAGCTTCACGTGTAACAGCGATGGACAATGTATTAGATGGTAATGAAGCACCGCGTGATTTAATTAAATGGGCTTTTGATGCTAAAAAAGGCGACATCTCGGACAAAGTATTTGAGACTGAAACTTCTTATATCTTAGCAAGTCTGGTTGATATACAACCTAAAGGAACACTTTCTTTGGAAGCCGTTAAAAAAGATATCGAGCCTGCAGTAAGAAATATGGTTAAAGCGAAGATTTTGAAAGAGAAATTTGACAAAGCTTTAGCAGGTGCATCTTCTATCGATCAAGTTGCTCAAAAAGTGGGTAAATCAGCGATTAACGTTGAAAATGTTGTCTTTGCAAACCCAGTTATCCCTGGTGTTGCATTGGAAAACAAGGTTGTTGGTACCGTTTTTGGACTACAGCCGAATAAACCTTCCAAAGCGATTGAAGGAAGTACAGGAGTTTATGTCGTACAGGTAAACGGTTTTACCAATCCTGCCGCTATTTCCGATATCAACGGACAAAAGAAACAAATGCTTGCAGCTAAAGCACAACGCGCGTGGGGATCTATTTTCCGCGCATTACAAGACAAAGCTGAAATCATTGACAATAGAGTGAAATTCTTTTAA
- the lptC gene encoding LPS export ABC transporter periplasmic protein LptC yields the protein MTAGLEEHNLINPMVRKTFASTIIQNISPLVIVSLLGALSLTSCEPDLKEVDRIANMKKEEAVDISRHVDIIYSDSTRVKANLTAPEMRIKHDSTEVYEFPKSIKIIFYDDNLKETQRITSDHAIRREKEKTTTFTKNVVVTMADGSIIKTEEIIYDESQVDSNSNRIFYNHVPITAFFRDNRGNLQGSSFTSDKDFKHVNIANATGYTIITNNNLFPSLGK from the coding sequence ATGACCGCTGGTTTAGAAGAACACAATTTGATTAATCCGATGGTACGCAAGACCTTTGCTTCAACCATAATCCAAAATATATCGCCCCTAGTAATCGTATCTTTACTAGGGGCGCTCTCATTGACCTCCTGTGAACCTGATTTAAAAGAGGTGGACCGGATTGCCAACATGAAAAAGGAAGAGGCGGTCGACATCTCACGTCATGTAGACATCATCTATAGCGATTCGACACGGGTAAAAGCCAATCTTACCGCTCCTGAAATGCGTATCAAACACGATAGTACCGAAGTATACGAATTTCCAAAAAGCATCAAAATAATCTTTTACGATGACAATTTAAAGGAAACGCAACGCATCACCTCCGACCACGCCATTCGTAGGGAAAAAGAGAAGACGACCACTTTCACAAAAAACGTTGTAGTAACGATGGCTGACGGATCTATCATCAAAACTGAAGAAATCATCTATGACGAAAGTCAAGTTGATAGCAACAGCAACAGGATATTTTATAATCACGTTCCGATAACGGCTTTCTTTCGCGATAATCGGGGCAACTTACAGGGGTCATCATTTACTTCAGACAAAGATTTCAAACATGTCAATATAGCAAATGCCACTGGCTACACCATTATCACCAACAACAATCTATTCCCTTCTTTGGGAAAATAA